A section of the Archocentrus centrarchus isolate MPI-CPG fArcCen1 chromosome 20, fArcCen1, whole genome shotgun sequence genome encodes:
- the f3a gene encoding coagulation factor III, tissue factor a, which produces MATITLQAAALCIVFFLSTPRVSGSYPQAWNVTWKSTNFKTFLTWEPKPSPDYSYTVEFSQVGGNKQRTQYCIRSSATTCDLSNSLTDLKACYVADVLSEPPQGVISDQIEFPHKSSPKFCPYKDTDIDSPDFKLEVSKGKATLTVTDSLTAHFKDGVLQNIRDIFSEELQYKVTYWKNKSTGKKVWFSKTSVIEMTNLDQGESYCFQVQAYIPSRSFEKQLGEMSQTLCSKDDDQSIFKVYSPAVIISTIVLILLLIGIIITVIVICCKQRKKVPKSEKKGVV; this is translated from the exons ATGGCGACCATAACACTACAAGCGgcagcactttgtattgtattttttctctCCACGCCTCGTGTCTCAG GCTCATATCCCCAAGCATGGAATGTGACCTGGAAATCCACCaattttaaaacttttcttaCCTGGGAACCCAAACCATCACCTGATTACTCATACACAGTGGAATTCTCTCA GGTTGGTGGCAACAAACAGAGAACTCAATACTGCATTCGCTCCTCAGCAACTACATGTGATCTGTCCAACTCATTGACTGACCTGAAAGCCTGCTATGTAGCCGATGTCCTATCTGAACCCCCACAGGGAGTAATCTCTGACCAGATTGAATTTCCCCACAAAAGTTCACCAAAATTCTGCCCCTACAAAGACA CTGACATAGACAGCCCTGACTTCAAGCTGGAAGTGAGTAAAGGCAAAGCCACCCTGACTGTGACAGACTCTCTCACTGCCCACTTTAAAGATGGTGTCCTGCAGAATATCAGGGATATCTTCTCTGAGGAGCTGCAATATAAAGTCACTTACTGGAAAAATAAGAGCACTGGCAAA AAAGTGTGGTTCTCTAAGACCAGTGTGATCGAGATGACTAATCTTGATCAAGGGGAGAGCTACTGCTTCCAAGTCCAAGCCTACATCCCCAGCCGCAGTTTTGAGAAGCAACTAGGAGAGATGAGTCAGACCCTGTGCTCAAAGGATGATGACCAGTCCATCTTTAAAG TGTATTCTCCTGCTGTGATCATTTCTACCATCGTCCTCATCTTGCTGCTGATTGGCATCATCATAACTGTCATAGTGATCTGCtgcaaacaaaggaaaaaagttcctaaaagtgaaaaaaagggtGTTgtataa